A single window of Granulicella sibirica DNA harbors:
- the nadC gene encoding carboxylating nicotinate-nucleotide diphosphorylase, whose translation MDWKSRRIRTILEAALAEDKAANDVTTVLTVEPGLRATGTIVAKQPCVISGVGAIPAILDIFGKMVSGDNPGNQSRFEVVSHLEIFDGVRVKKGQTIAVIRHHAAAILSCERVMLNLIQRMSGIATLTNAYVKALSGTNAKVVDTRKTIPGLRALDKYAVCCGGGTNHRLDLQDGILIKASHIGLGGGLPSALEHALAKRKPGQRVEVEVRSQEELDQALAGGAEAILLEGMAVAAVKKAVKQIRDTRPGIPIEASGNITLDTVKSFGLTGVDFVSVAALTQSPETIDMGMRVTANVF comes from the coding sequence ATGGACTGGAAGAGCAGACGAATCCGCACGATTCTGGAAGCGGCCCTTGCGGAAGATAAGGCAGCAAACGACGTCACGACCGTGCTGACGGTCGAGCCCGGGCTGAGGGCGACCGGAACGATCGTCGCCAAGCAGCCATGCGTGATCTCCGGAGTGGGCGCAATTCCGGCGATCCTCGACATCTTCGGGAAGATGGTTTCGGGGGATAATCCTGGAAACCAGAGCCGGTTTGAGGTGGTAAGCCACTTGGAGATCTTCGACGGCGTGCGGGTGAAGAAGGGGCAGACGATCGCCGTCATTCGCCACCATGCTGCGGCGATCCTCTCGTGCGAGAGAGTGATGCTGAACCTGATCCAGCGGATGAGCGGGATTGCCACGCTGACCAATGCCTATGTGAAAGCGCTGTCGGGGACGAACGCGAAGGTGGTCGATACGCGCAAGACGATCCCTGGGCTGCGTGCGCTGGATAAGTACGCCGTATGCTGCGGCGGGGGAACGAACCACCGGCTGGATCTGCAGGACGGCATCCTGATCAAGGCGAGCCATATTGGGCTGGGCGGAGGCCTACCCTCGGCGCTCGAGCATGCGCTGGCGAAGCGGAAGCCGGGACAGCGGGTCGAGGTGGAGGTCAGGAGCCAGGAAGAACTGGATCAGGCGCTCGCCGGGGGGGCGGAGGCGATCCTGCTCGAAGGTATGGCTGTTGCGGCTGTGAAGAAGGCGGTGAAGCAGATACGCGATACGAGGCCAGGAATTCCTATCGAAGCTTCGGGGAACATCACTCTCGATACGGTGAAGAGCTTCGGGCTAACGGGCGTCGACTTCGTCTCGGTGGCCGCGTTGACGCAGTCTCCCGAGACGATCGACATGGGGATGCGAGTTACCGCGAATGTCTTCTGA
- a CDS encoding biotin--[acetyl-CoA-carboxylase] ligase: MSSEAWDSDEVERGLAGSRFAVRHLATVGSTNTLAIEAAQGAAPDRSVWVADEQTAGRGRGGHGWHSAPGDGLYVSVLLRPKLALAEALWISLAAGLAVQAAVFDLTGLYPDIRWPNDLLLGEKKFGGILVETAAETSGALRYAVIGIGLNVGHPEFPGELRGIATSLLLETGHAWSREGLLVELLLALGGEIDRLEAEFTGLSGTAAGTAEEDSLLSRFAEASSWVRGKAVRVGEGDGYTGVTAGLDSRGFLRVLGDDGTLHTVLSGGVRPR; this comes from the coding sequence ATGTCTTCTGAGGCGTGGGACTCGGACGAGGTCGAACGTGGGCTCGCCGGGAGCCGATTTGCCGTAAGACACCTGGCTACGGTTGGCTCTACGAATACGCTCGCCATCGAAGCAGCCCAGGGTGCGGCGCCGGACAGGTCGGTGTGGGTCGCGGATGAGCAGACCGCAGGGCGCGGGCGGGGAGGGCACGGGTGGCATTCGGCTCCAGGGGATGGGCTCTACGTCAGTGTGCTTTTGCGGCCGAAGCTTGCTCTGGCTGAGGCGCTTTGGATTTCGCTCGCCGCTGGGCTTGCGGTGCAGGCGGCGGTCTTCGATCTGACGGGGCTTTATCCCGATATTCGGTGGCCGAACGATCTGCTACTTGGGGAGAAGAAGTTCGGAGGCATATTGGTGGAGACGGCTGCGGAAACATCCGGCGCGCTTCGCTATGCGGTGATCGGGATCGGGCTGAACGTGGGACATCCGGAGTTCCCCGGGGAGCTTCGGGGTATCGCCACTTCGCTGCTTCTGGAGACGGGGCATGCATGGTCGCGCGAGGGACTCCTCGTTGAGCTTCTGCTCGCGCTTGGCGGAGAGATCGACCGACTGGAGGCCGAGTTCACCGGTCTTTCAGGAACGGCAGCGGGCACCGCGGAGGAAGATTCCCTGCTGAGCCGGTTTGCCGAGGCTTCGAGCTGGGTGCGGGGCAAGGCGGTTCGGGTGGGCGAGGGGGACGGATATACTGGCGTGACGGCTGGACTCGACTCGCGTGGCTTTTTGCGTGTGCTTGGAGACGACGGCACACTCCATACGGTGCTCTCGGGTGGTGTGCGTCCCCGCTAG